The Plasmodium cynomolgi strain B DNA, chromosome 13, whole genome shotgun sequence DNA segment ATTTCATCTCTTCTTCTGTCTCAGTTTGTACATTCACTCCACTCGGAACGACTTCCATAACTCCATCATTTTTGGTAACTCTGTTCATACACTTACGCGAACTGTTCCCCATCATTTGCTGGTACATGTTTAACTCCTTTTCATcttcgtttttaattttagaaTCGTTTTTTGAATTCAAGTGACTGCACATTCCTTGGTTGAAATCTTCACTCACATGGTAGCTGCATCTATCGGTGTGTATATCCTCTACGCTCTCTACATTGGGATCTACctccgtttctttttttctttccaggAAGAAATTTCCTAGTTGGTGATATGCACTCTTTGGAATTCCGATGTAATGGAGACACCTATTTTTGAAGAGATCAGAATTTCCCCTGACATACCCGCCCCCCTCAGTTTGGACCCCTTCATCGTGTGTATTCAGGGAGGCaatgtttttcatttcattctTCATAGAGATGGTAGTGGTCCTGTGTGTGTCCATAAAATACCCTTCTCGTCTCTGTCGTGGTTGTTCTTCTGATTCGACATATAGTGGCAAATTTATCCTATTGTATGCCTTGGAACGGTCCCCATCGTCcccctttcccattttttgtaccACTTTTAACCAGTTACACATTTCAGTGTTATTCATACTACCTCCTGGATGATTCCCTTCAAATGTGTTTCCAGTTACtccctttttcattccatGCTTTTCCTCTCCATCTTGCGAAAATGGAACTTCAAAAGAGTAATACTTTGGGTTGTTTTGATATATTTCGTGGGGGAAAAGAGCATAATCATTGTGTGTTGAAAATTCTTCTTCGTTAGTTGTATGGAAACTGGCTAATGGATCGTTTGATGCATTTTCGTTGTTCGtttcttgtttttcctttttggttaCACTTTCACTTCTGCTTGCGTCATCGCTGTTGTTGTTTCTCTGGTTGGCATGGTCTCCTCTGTTAATGCTGCAACCCTGTGGGGCTTTCCCATCACTCCCATATTTCACTTGCGCGTTGGCCCCCCATCCATTTTCATCACTACCATCGTTTCTTATATTCAAGTTGTTCGCACTCTCCTCTCTCTTAATCGTATCCAGAATGTACGAGATCAACTCTTCGTTGTCGTCCGACTTTAAGCGGTTCGTGAGAGCCCTAATTATAATGTTCGTGCTGGTACCTTTAACAGAATCATCACTAGACGTGTTTATCCAATTGGAAGCGGATCCAACGGAAGGACCTTCTCTGTTCCATTTGTCCTCGATGCTTGGGCTATTCATTCTGATCGTTTCTCTCTTGCCTTCTTTGCTATATCTTCGGGGGGAGTTCGGCTGCTCTCCACTGTGGCTCAAATGGCAAACATCTGCATATatgcaccccttttttattttgtaaaaaagggcGCAGGCTTTGCAGTCTCCGTAGATCGGTTTGTAACTAACCTTCTCGTTTTCCACATTTGGGATcgtctcctccattttttccattttcgccATGTCCACGCTTTCCTcatattttcctctttcctcAGTTACTACATATTCCTCATTCGACACCTTTTCCGAACTTCCCAAGCTTCCCTCGCTACTCCCTCTTTCTGATTCCTTCGTAATTTCTCCCTTCTCCGTGGGATCATTTTGTCTGTATCCTCTTCCTAGCTgcatcccctttttcctgCCACTTTCCCTCTCAGCGGTACTTAATTCATTGGAGCACGACACCTCACTAGAGGTCTTTATTCTATCGTCGGTGTTTCTTCCTTCGCGGAAAATTTCTACATCATTTCGCTTTCTGTTCTGTTTGTCCGATGTGTCTTCCTTTTGGTAAAGTATGCCTTCCATTTGCATGAACCCctgattcatttttaaccaaTTAGGTACAttctcattttccttttcgacgCAGTTGGTTTGGTTCTGAGGCGTCATGCTTTTCCtaccttcttcctcttcacaCATTGGGTCCATCTGATACGTTTGGTATATTTTTCCCGCTTCGTTCGTCaggcacattttttccaactcgtTAGATTCGTCGCTTCCGTCCATTCGGACCATTTGGAGAGTCTCTTCGGTTTCCTCCGTTTCGTCCACACGGTTCACTTCTTCCACGTCCTCGACTTCTTCCACGTCCTCGACTTCTTCCACGTCCTCgacttcttccatttcttccatttcttccacttcttccacttcttccacttcttccacgtcttccacttcttccacttcttccacttcctccatttcctccacttcctccacttcctccacttcctccacttcttccacttcctccatttcctctacttcttccacttcttccacttcttccacttcctccacttcttccacttcttccacttcttccacttcttccatttcCTCCATTTCCTCCCCTCGTTCAGTTTTTCCCTGTCCATCACTTCCCCTCTCTGGGCCCTCCATTTGAAAATAGCTGAAAGCGTTTCCGTCATTCCCCCGctgtttttctttaaacACAAAATCCACGTCGTTCGGTGCGTCCATTTCGTGCGGTGCACCCACGTCAAAGGCGTAACCGAAGTGGCCGTTTCCATTTCGGCTTATCCCTCCATATGTTTCATCCCTGTCTGCAGCCCTCTTCAAAAGGTCCCATGCGTTCTCCAATCCGTTGCCATATTTTCTGCTTTCCTCTTCGGGGTCAACCGTTTGGCGCTGGTGCTTCTGCACCTGCTGGGTTGGGTCCCCCCattgctgcttctccccgaGTAGCCCCAACAGGGCCGGCTTCCACTGTCTCAGGTTCTGGTAACTGTTCCCTACACCACATCCACGATTGAAGTGATCCCCTTCCACAAACGTGAGTGAATCACATCTTTCATTAGTCAAAAATCTGCAATTTCCTCGTTCGTCCACAATCTCCCCATTCCGATTTAGTTCACTACAGGTACGAGATTTTTCACTCTCCTTTCCAACACTTATATACTCGAATGAAATTTCATTGCTTTCCCTGAtgtcctcattttttaaatcatccaATATCTTCTCACTGTTACTTATGTGATAATATCTTCCTGTTATGTCATTTCCGTAGCTAATCAGGGCTGATCGTTCGGCACTATTTCTCCTCATTAACAGTTGCTTAACCAAACTTAGGATTTTGTTCACGTCATTCTTTTTGGAGTTTATAGCACAAATATCATTGTCTGGACTTAGAAATATGTTAATGAGAAGGAGGTCTCTCATGTAATGTGTATTTCTGTTGGTGCTGCCACGATTTCCATGTTTGTTCTCCTCATCGttttgattattttgttcagttGTACATGCACAGTGTGTGGAACATGCTACTACATTCTTGTCCGAGTCACCATCGTAGAGATTAACGACTTCGCTAAAATTTCCTTGGTCTACATTCCCATGAATGTATTCCTTGTCTTTGCTCCTGAGGATATCTCTCTGAGATGCTATGTCCATAAAACCGCCCTGATTGGCATCCCCTTCCCCATCGCAAGCATTCGCAACACATAGCTGCTCGTCACATGGATCAAAGTTCGCACTTTCtgaaaaaaacgtttccTCTTCCATCTTTCTCTTCAATGtgataaaattatagaaaCGCTCCCCTTTccgttgtaaaaaaaaggtcgaTAGAAcgatttttccaaatggtaCAGCACCCCCTCACAGCCTTCttcgtgcaaaaaaaaaaaaaaaaaaaaaaatactctcTTGATTAACTCGTTTAAACGCAAAAGTTTTTTATTCGTGATATGATAAgtggcaaaaatgtaaaaattgtgtgaGTATCAATAAGGGGCTGCGCACGGGGCTAAACACAGGGGCAAGTATCAGTCACACCTCAGTTACAGATCagttttaatttaattttcattttcagtAAAGCTTCCTTTCGGGTTTGCCTCACTTTTTGTGCTACTTTAACTCAAGTTCAAAGTTAAACTCATTTGGGCCACCACATCCGCATGCACTCCTACACTTGTTTTTCGCACTTAACAATTTTACAACCACTAAGGATGACTTTGACGTGGTGGCGACTAAGTGCCATTCAGCACCACATGCTAGTAGACCATGCATATTTGCATATGCGCACAACCCTTTACGCATGTATGTAACCCCGTTTTCGCTTTACCGCATGCCTTCCTCAGTGGTCTATCTTGCCAAGTgtgcaccatttttatattttttttttttttttgagaggTGGATGGGGCATGCTTGCAAGAAAAGCAGAAGCTATAGATGATGTCGATTGCATGCGTTAAGTTTTTGTCCACATAGACTTTATCCCCCGTTCTCGTGCAAAattgattttgtttttttcctcctgcgtTTATGTAATGACCCTTTGCCAAAATCGCCATCCTcgctttttacattttgttctcaCCTCATGTATGCCACCCGAGTGGTGTAGCAGTGTTCCGACATACCAacctctgttttttttttttttcacgcccAGAATGGGGCTTAAAACTCTGCACGC contains these protein-coding regions:
- a CDS encoding hypothetical protein (putative) codes for the protein MEEETFFSESANFDPCDEQLCVANACDGEGDANQGGFMDIASQRDILRSKDKEYIHGNVDQGNFSEVVNLYDGDSDKNVVACSTHCACTTEQNNQNDEENKHGNRGSTNRNTHYMRDLLLINIFLSPDNDICAINSKKNDVNKILSLVKQLLMRRNSAERSALISYGNDITGRYYHISNSEKILDDLKNEDIRESNEISFEYISVGKESEKSRTCSELNRNGEIVDERGNCRFLTNERCDSLTFVEGDHFNRGCGVGNSYQNLRQWKPALLGLLGEKQQWGDPTQQVQKHQRQTVDPEEESRKYGNGLENAWDLLKRAADRDETYGGISRNGNGHFGYAFDVGAPHEMDAPNDVDFVFKEKQRGNDGNAFSYFQMEGPERGSDGQGKTERGEEMEEMEEVEEVEEVEEVEEVEEVEEVEEVEEMEEVEEVEEVEEVEEVEEMEEVEEVEEVEDVEEVEEVEEVEEMEEMEEVEDVEEVEDVEEVEDVEEVNRVDETEETEETLQMVRMDGSDESNELEKMCLTNEAGKIYQTYQMDPMCEEEEGRKSMTPQNQTNCVEKENENVPNWLKMNQGFMQMEGILYQKEDTSDKQNRKRNDVEIFREGRNTDDRIKTSSEVSCSNELSTAERESGRKKGMQLGRGYRQNDPTEKGEITKESERGSSEGSLGSSEKVSNEEYVVTEERGKYEESVDMAKMEKMEETIPNVENEKVSYKPIYGDCKACALFYKIKKGCIYADVCHLSHSGEQPNSPRRYSKEGKRETIRMNSPSIEDKWNREGPSVGSASNWINTSSDDSVKGTSTNIIIRALTNRLKSDDNEELISYILDTIKREESANNLNIRNDGSDENGWGANAQVKYGSDGKAPQGCSINRGDHANQRNNNSDDASRSESVTKKEKQETNNENASNDPLASFHTTNEEEFSTHNDYALFPHEIYQNNPKYYSFEVPFSQDGEEKHGMKKGVTGNTFEGNHPGGSMNNTEMCNWLKVVQKMGKGDDGDRSKAYNRINLPLYVESEEQPRQRREGYFMDTHRTTTISMKNEMKNIASLNTHDEGVQTEGGGYVRGNSDLFKNRCLHYIGIPKSAYHQLGNFFLERKKETEVDPNVESVEDIHTDRCSYHVSEDFNQGMCSHLNSKNDSKIKNEDEKELNMYQQMMGNSSRKCMNRVTKNDGVMEVVPSGVNVQTETEEEMKFLHSRGKGKNLLPNIQQNSNYLHFNSWRNRMTYFKDLCDNPSCHYNLGDLHQRKENVVNNICANYRKGIYPSTQMCGNLNKIDMSAPEGELLKRESYTYDEIFNAGNRTNYGFMHVPNVNKKQLDTLGGDKQNSSSGCNSSFNAKGTFNCGMHECRRSFHRGDSKHSGIYQGSAHRRKGHHSNGHTMRYHRAVAPSAKKNENYDNLVRNPFLQSGDSPEMCFRRERKEFNFRKKNNLHRIAQFNHPSKDPHYRMLKIRMNNYKNGSLITGSQNSYLQVRRVHGSDAVAKQHIGEKYNNPVLLLSCVKSCKMCGGHHVRSVIRGNCRDDIGSNLIGNFRSGAQGDVHRKTHAEMCNSYHQGNTGDIQNAQLRQGNPFSMFTKSKKLHKRNCASNKVHAMEKSIDVDPTNVKEP